In Haliaeetus albicilla chromosome 12, bHalAlb1.1, whole genome shotgun sequence, a genomic segment contains:
- the NUP85 gene encoding nuclear pore complex protein Nup85 — MEELDAEPPLMVVPGADPSARQLCFAWGPAEVLVCETLFGRRGSGEGGPSSSRVFVVRRDQDIYIQTLRKLFNESHGIFVGLQRSEEELAGKSRKAQLVQVSKNYRSVIRACMEDMHQAAISTRDPALHSQYSTQVSILSAMELIWNLCEILFVEAAAAGPLLLRLLDWVRLHVCDVDNMVREVLSSENPSKHELFWNVVDVFVLQGRMDEARHLLSKEASANPASVNMYKILDDLMKKMPMPSLGNTQTLTEMELKWQHWHEECQRYLQDGTFASNSHMESICKILLGDEDAILEKKELMTTWYHFLVTRLLYSHPTVKPMELRFYAQSSMDLFLGGESSPEPLDTILMAAFEFEMHQVIKECSIALSNWWFVAHLTDLLDHCKLLQSHNLYFGSNMREFLLLEYASGLFSHHSLWQLGVDYFDHCPEYGRVYLELHIERIPLNTEQKALKVLRICEQRQMHEQVRSICKIMAMKALRNNRLGSALSWSIRAKDAAFATLISDRFLKDYCERGCFSDLDLIDNLGPSMLLSDRLTFLGKYREFHRLYGEKRFSEAAKLLLMLMTAHIAPCSFWMTLLTDALPLLEQKEVIFSAEQTYELMRCLEDLTAGKSDKQKFQDDDVETMKVEMLRLALARNLARVIVKEGTLEGS, encoded by the exons atggaGGAGCTGGACGCGGAGCCACCGCTGATG GTGGTGCCGGGCGCGGACCCGTCCGCCAGGCAGCTGTGCTTCGCCTGGGGCCCCGCGGAGGTGCTGGTGTGCGAGACCCTCTTCGGCCGCAGAG GTAGCGGGGAGGGAGGGCCGAGCTCCTCCCGCGTCTTCGTGGTCCGCAGGGATCAGGACATCTACATCCAGACGTTGCGGAAACTCTTCAACGAGTCCCACGGGATCTTCGTCGGCCTCCAGCGGAGCGAGGAGGAGCTGGCGGGGAAGTCGAGGAAAGCGCA ATTGGTTCAAGTGAGTAAAAACTACCGATCGGTGATAAGAGCCTGTATGGAGGACATGCACCAGGCAGCTA TTTCAACCCGGGACCCTGCCCTGCACAGCCAGTATAGCACTCAG GTTTCTATTCTCTCTGCAATGGAGCTGATCTGGAACCTGTGTGAGATTCTGTTTGTTGAAGCAGCTGCAG CTGGTCCCCTTCTGCTTCGCCTCCTTGACTGGGTTCGACTTCATGTCTGTGATGTGGACAACATGGTCCGTGAAGTTCTGAGCAGTGAAAATCCATCGAAACACGAGCTCTTCTGGAATGTG GTGGATGTCTTTGTGCTGCAAGGCCGAATGGATGAAGCACGGCACTTGCTCTCCAAGGAAGCCAGCGCCAATCCCGCGTCGGTGAACATGTACAAAATCTTGGATGACTTGATGAAGAAGATGCCCATGCCCAGT CTTGGCAACACTCAGACACTGACCGAGATGGAGCTGAAATGGCAGCACTGGCATGAAGAATGTCAGCGGTATCTACAGGATGGAACTTTTGCGTCCAATTCCCACATGGAATCCATCTGCAAG ATCCTGCTGGGAGATGAGGATGCCATACTGGAGAAAAAGGAACTCATGACTACTTGGTACCACTTTCTGGTTACCCGACTCCTGTATTCCCATCCAACTGTGAAGCCAATGGAACTGCGGTTTTACGCACAG TCTAGTATGGACCTATTCCTGGGTGGAGAAAGCAGCCCTGAGCCTCTAGACACGATTTTAATGGCAGCCTTTGAATTTGAGATGCATCAAGTGATCAAGGAATGCAG CATTGCCCTGAGCAACTGGTGGTTTGTGGCTCATCTGACTGACCTGCTGGATCACTGTAAACTCCTGCAATCTCACAATCTCTA TTTTGGTTCAAATATGCGTGAATTCCTTCTGCTAGAGTATGCTTCAGGACTCTTCTCCCATCACAG cctGTGGCAGCTGGGGGTAGATTATTTTGACCACTGTCCAGAATACGGCAGGGTATATTTGGAGCTTCATATTGAGCGGATACCTCTTAACACAGAACAGAAGGCCCTCAAAGTGCTGAGGATCTGCGAGCAGAGACAGATGCATGAACAAG TTCGTAGCATCTGTAAAATCATGGCCATGAAGGCTCTGCGGAACAATCGCTTGGGCTCTGCCCTGTCGTGGAGCATCAGAGCTAAGGATGCGGCTTTTGCTACACTAATATCTGATCG ATTCCTTAAGGACTATTGTGAAAGGGGTTGCTTCTCTGACTTAGACCTCATTGATAATTTGGGACCATCCATGCTGCTTAGTGACCGGCTAACATTTCTTG GCAAGTACCGAGAATTCCACCGGCTGTATGGGGAGAAGCGGTTCTCTGAAGCTGCCAAGTTGCTTTTGATGTTGATGACAGCTCACATTGCTCCTTGCTCCTTCTGGATGACCCTGCTGACAGATGCCCTTcccctgctggagcagaaagag
- the SUMO2 gene encoding small ubiquitin-related modifier 2, with protein MADEKPKEGVKTENNDHINLKVAGQDGSVVQFKIKRHTPLSKLMKAYCERQGLSMRQIRFRFDGQPINETDTPAQLEMEDEDTIDVFQQQTGGVY; from the exons ATGGCCGACGAGAAGCCCAAG gAAGGAGTGAAGACTGAAAACAATGACCACATTAATCTGAAGGTGGCAGGGCAAGATGGGTCTGTGGTGCAGTTTAAGATTAAGAGGCATACACCACTTAGTAAACTAATGAAAGCCTATTGTGAACGACAG GGGTTGTCAATGAGGCAAATCAGATTCCGGTTCGATGGGCAGCCAATTAATGAAACAGACACACCTGCACAG TTGGAAATGGAGGATGAAGATACAATTGATGTGTTCCAGCAGCAAACAGGAGGAGTttactaa